In Nocardia sp. NBC_00403, one DNA window encodes the following:
- a CDS encoding helix-turn-helix domain-containing protein, producing the protein MSTESNNTTLPRRVLGRRLRELREQSKLSRARAAEECEMGSQTLWRLESGRSSEVKKMVINALCDLYSASDDDRRVLIWLAQECRKDGWWQSYTDAMVPEVEVFVGLEQSASGITSWQSTTLPGLLQTPSYRRAMWEVSKSQGRRVDVEREIDLTAKRQDRIYDSENFTLTALLSESVLRHHIGGAAVMADQLNHLLEVGSLPNVSIQIARFNAPNHLGLTTRDFVYVEFPEHTNPALTEPPVVYVEGFTGDLYLDKPTELEQYRAACADIRRVALGENDTQSLIKAIAKEYNA; encoded by the coding sequence GTGTCCACTGAATCGAACAACACCACGCTGCCGCGCCGGGTTCTGGGCCGACGGCTACGAGAGCTGCGCGAGCAGAGCAAACTGAGTAGGGCGCGTGCTGCTGAGGAGTGCGAGATGGGGTCACAAACGTTGTGGCGCTTGGAATCTGGACGCAGCAGCGAAGTCAAGAAGATGGTGATCAACGCACTGTGCGACTTGTATAGCGCGAGCGACGACGACCGGCGTGTGCTGATCTGGTTGGCCCAGGAATGCCGTAAGGATGGGTGGTGGCAGTCGTATACCGATGCCATGGTCCCGGAAGTGGAAGTGTTCGTCGGGCTCGAACAGTCGGCGAGCGGCATCACTTCATGGCAGTCGACGACGCTGCCGGGTTTGCTACAGACGCCAAGCTATCGCAGGGCGATGTGGGAAGTCTCCAAGTCGCAGGGGCGACGCGTCGATGTGGAGCGAGAGATTGATCTGACCGCCAAACGCCAGGACCGAATCTACGATTCGGAGAACTTCACCCTGACAGCTCTGCTGAGTGAGTCCGTCCTACGGCATCACATCGGTGGTGCCGCAGTGATGGCAGACCAGCTGAATCACCTGTTGGAGGTTGGGAGCCTGCCCAATGTGTCGATACAGATCGCCCGGTTCAATGCGCCGAATCACTTGGGTCTGACGACGAGAGATTTCGTCTACGTCGAGTTCCCGGAGCACACGAACCCAGCGTTGACAGAGCCGCCCGTTGTCTACGTGGAGGGCTTCACTGGCGACCTGTATCTAGACAAGCCCACTGAGCTGGAGCAGTATCGGGCAGCGTGTGCTGACATCCGACGGGTAGCGTTGGGTGAGAACGACACACAAAGTCTGATCAAGGCAATAGCGAAGGAGTACAACGCGTGA
- a CDS encoding DUF397 domain-containing protein — protein MNIDLSGARWFKSSRSTSGKDCVEVAHLDGGHVGVRDSKNPTGPALVFTPGEWDAFTAGVNDGEFDSSR, from the coding sequence GTGAACATCGACCTGTCCGGTGCTCGGTGGTTCAAGAGCAGCCGTAGCACTAGCGGTAAGGACTGCGTCGAGGTGGCGCACCTTGACGGCGGACACGTCGGCGTCCGCGACTCTAAGAATCCGACCGGCCCCGCGCTGGTCTTCACTCCCGGCGAGTGGGACGCCTTCACCGCTGGCGTGAACGACGGAGAGTTCGACAGCTCCCGATAG
- a CDS encoding HEAT repeat domain-containing protein produces the protein MDAQLSRIADKLTQAAADPRLLESFGAHKHGFRLNPPLSESTVAAFETEHGVVLPEGYRRFLLEVADGGAGPSYGLLTLADAHDMFADCFAGHLTEPSPFVPGIVYSDDWWDRFQGPQDRPDPIQGTLSIVHHGCTSCTQLVISGPGRGRLVAIDFNGVPAPYVQEDPDFLTWYERWVDELLAGYDVAGFGQKLPGDEATLLGILATDPSPERRARAATSLQCLPQLSPTAVQALATAAGDPSTLVRATVLGCAWRSGIPIDAAARAALNDLDASVRAEAISVLRVLSTPDLAERARALLEDHDREVMWRALWALADSGDLTVADLAPLAARPDARARELSLYRLAEARGDATDLIARALADEQPQVRRQAIQAAEKRDNRVLLPILQHMIRSETDTYVLINLRRVISAWTDTPSGQAGPRLPACGLAVDASLDSSA, from the coding sequence GTGGACGCACAGCTGTCGCGGATCGCAGACAAGCTCACGCAGGCAGCAGCAGACCCGAGACTGCTGGAATCCTTCGGTGCACACAAACATGGCTTCCGACTGAACCCACCGCTGTCGGAGTCGACCGTCGCGGCGTTCGAAACCGAACATGGTGTTGTGCTACCCGAAGGCTATCGCCGTTTCCTGCTCGAGGTCGCAGATGGCGGTGCCGGGCCGAGCTATGGTTTGCTCACATTGGCCGACGCACACGATATGTTCGCGGACTGCTTCGCCGGACACCTCACCGAGCCGAGCCCGTTCGTGCCCGGAATTGTGTATTCCGATGACTGGTGGGACCGGTTCCAGGGACCACAGGACCGCCCGGACCCGATACAGGGAACGCTGTCCATCGTTCATCACGGCTGCACCAGCTGCACCCAGCTGGTGATATCCGGACCTGGGCGCGGCCGACTGGTTGCCATCGATTTCAACGGTGTCCCGGCTCCCTATGTGCAGGAAGATCCCGACTTCCTGACCTGGTACGAGCGCTGGGTGGATGAACTGCTCGCTGGTTATGACGTCGCCGGGTTCGGACAGAAGCTTCCTGGAGACGAAGCCACACTGCTCGGGATCCTGGCCACCGATCCGTCGCCCGAGCGACGTGCGCGCGCAGCCACATCACTGCAATGTCTCCCCCAGCTCTCTCCGACAGCTGTTCAGGCCTTGGCGACTGCGGCTGGAGACCCTTCCACGCTGGTGCGGGCCACCGTGCTGGGATGCGCTTGGAGATCCGGGATCCCGATCGATGCGGCGGCGCGAGCGGCATTGAACGATCTGGACGCCTCGGTCCGCGCCGAGGCCATCAGTGTGTTGCGAGTTCTGAGCACACCCGATCTCGCCGAACGAGCCCGCGCCTTACTCGAGGACCACGACCGGGAGGTGATGTGGCGAGCGCTGTGGGCATTGGCCGACAGCGGGGACCTGACGGTCGCGGACCTTGCCCCGTTGGCCGCACGACCTGATGCACGCGCCCGCGAATTGTCCCTGTACCGCCTTGCCGAAGCACGCGGTGACGCAACGGATCTGATCGCACGTGCTCTCGCCGACGAACAACCGCAAGTACGCCGTCAAGCGATCCAGGCGGCAGAGAAACGCGACAACCGGGTACTGCTCCCGATCCTGCAACACATGATCCGGTCCGAAACCGACACCTATGTCCTGATCAACCTTCGCCGCGTCATCTCCGCGTGGACGGATACCCCGTCCGGGCAAGCAGGCCCACGGCTTCCAGCATGCGGACTGGCTGTGGATGCGTCCTTGGACTCTTCGGCATGA
- a CDS encoding RecQ family ATP-dependent DNA helicase, whose translation MTTAAHSEAIDLTSPDLRERAEELLRELAGPQARLREDQWTAIEALVVQRRRALVVQRTGWGKSAVYFIAAKLLRRAGRGPTVIVSPLLALMRNQVAAAQRAGVVAATINSGNVTEWDEIHDQVASGDVDVLLVSPERLNNPDFRDQVLPKLAADAGLVVIDEAHCVSDWGHDFRPDYRRIRTLIADLGSDVPVLATTATANDRVVTDVATQIGTDTLVLRGTLDRESLHLSVVRFADAVERTAWLSGHLGELSGSGIVYTLTVAAAHDLADVLNSHGHNVAAYTGQTDTAEREALETALLNNEVKALIATSALGMGFDKPDLGFVVHVGAPSSPIAYYQQVGRAGRGTERAEVVLLPGPEDARIWSYFASVAFPREHIVRAVLDALDFDRAMSTAALEPLVELNRSRLEMVLKVLDVDGAVRRVRGGWIATGQEWAYDTERYERLAAAREVEQQAMIDYQSTSGCRMQFLRRQLDDPGLPALEGSSPGCGRCDNCTGTRPDVTVDAAAIAATRARLDRPGLDLAPRKQWPTGMAKLGIPLSGKISDGAETGRVLGRLTDLGWGQRLRALLDAPDDPIPDAVFDACIAVLRDWNWTTRPTSVMALESPRYPVLTATLAARLAEVGRLRDLGTLPTRPDSPPVSAANSAHRVAALYDSWLLPDLSSIDGPILLVDTLTDTGWTMTLATHALRTAGAPAVLPFALATPT comes from the coding sequence ATGACCACGGCCGCGCACAGCGAAGCGATCGACCTCACCTCGCCAGATCTGCGCGAGCGTGCCGAAGAACTGCTGCGCGAACTCGCGGGGCCGCAGGCGCGGCTACGCGAGGACCAGTGGACGGCAATCGAGGCGCTGGTGGTGCAGCGGCGCCGGGCGCTGGTGGTGCAGCGCACCGGCTGGGGTAAGTCGGCGGTGTATTTCATCGCGGCCAAGCTGCTGCGCAGGGCGGGGCGCGGGCCGACGGTGATCGTGTCGCCGCTGCTCGCGCTGATGCGCAACCAGGTCGCGGCCGCGCAACGGGCCGGCGTGGTGGCGGCGACCATCAACTCGGGCAATGTCACCGAATGGGACGAGATCCACGATCAGGTGGCCTCGGGCGATGTCGACGTGCTGTTGGTCAGCCCCGAACGGCTGAACAACCCGGACTTTCGCGACCAAGTGTTGCCGAAACTCGCCGCCGACGCCGGACTCGTCGTCATCGACGAAGCACATTGCGTCTCCGACTGGGGGCACGACTTCCGGCCCGACTATCGGCGGATCCGCACACTGATCGCCGATCTCGGCTCCGACGTTCCGGTCCTGGCCACCACCGCGACGGCCAACGATCGGGTGGTGACCGATGTGGCCACCCAGATCGGTACCGACACCCTGGTGCTGCGCGGCACCCTGGACCGGGAATCGCTGCACCTGTCGGTGGTGCGTTTCGCCGACGCGGTCGAGCGCACCGCCTGGTTGAGCGGACACCTCGGCGAGCTTTCCGGCTCCGGCATCGTCTACACCCTCACCGTCGCCGCTGCACACGATCTCGCCGACGTCTTGAATTCGCACGGGCACAATGTGGCCGCCTATACCGGGCAGACCGATACCGCTGAACGCGAAGCGCTCGAGACCGCGCTGCTGAACAACGAGGTCAAGGCGCTTATCGCGACCTCCGCGCTCGGGATGGGCTTCGACAAACCGGATCTGGGTTTCGTCGTGCATGTGGGCGCGCCGTCCTCGCCTATCGCCTACTACCAGCAGGTGGGTCGTGCGGGTCGCGGAACCGAGCGCGCCGAGGTGGTGCTGCTGCCCGGCCCAGAGGACGCCAGGATCTGGAGCTACTTCGCCTCGGTCGCTTTTCCACGTGAGCACATCGTGCGTGCCGTGCTGGATGCGCTGGATTTCGATCGGGCCATGTCGACCGCGGCCCTGGAGCCGTTGGTCGAATTGAACCGCTCCAGGCTGGAGATGGTGCTCAAGGTGCTCGACGTGGACGGCGCGGTGCGCCGGGTCCGCGGCGGCTGGATCGCGACCGGTCAGGAATGGGCCTACGACACCGAACGCTACGAGCGCCTCGCCGCGGCTCGCGAGGTCGAGCAGCAGGCCATGATCGACTATCAGTCCACGTCAGGGTGCCGGATGCAGTTTCTGCGCCGTCAGCTCGACGACCCGGGGCTCCCTGCTCTGGAAGGGAGTTCTCCCGGCTGCGGCCGCTGCGACAACTGCACGGGCACCCGGCCGGACGTCACGGTCGACGCCGCGGCCATCGCCGCGACCCGGGCCCGACTCGACCGCCCCGGCCTCGATCTCGCGCCACGCAAACAGTGGCCGACAGGCATGGCGAAGCTCGGAATTCCGCTGTCCGGCAAGATCTCCGACGGCGCGGAAACCGGCCGCGTCCTGGGCAGGCTCACCGATCTCGGCTGGGGCCAGCGCCTTCGTGCCCTGCTCGACGCCCCCGACGACCCCATCCCCGACGCGGTCTTCGATGCCTGCATCGCCGTGCTGCGCGACTGGAACTGGACCACCCGTCCCACCTCGGTCATGGCCCTGGAATCCCCCCGCTACCCCGTACTGACCGCCACCCTCGCTGCCCGCCTCGCCGAAGTCGGCCGCCTCCGCGACCTCGGCACCCTGCCAACCCGCCCCGACAGCCCACCTGTCTCGGCCGCGAACTCTGCCCACCGCGTCGCCGCCCTCTACGACTCCTGGTTGCTCCCCGACCTCAGCTCGATAGACGGTCCGATCCTCCTGGTGGACACCCTCACCGACACCGGCTGGACCATGACCCTCGCCACCCATGCCCTCCGCACCGCAGGCGCACCCGCAGTACTCCCCTTCGCCCTGGCGACACCCACCTGA
- a CDS encoding RtcB family protein, giving the protein MFPVELRGTRAQTLMWANEHDIEQAALRQLRNIAQLPWVHGVRVMPDVHLGKGATVGSVIAMRDAVAPAAVGVDIGCGMESVKTDLTAADLPDNLHSLRSRIEAAVPVGFQAHKDAVDITRLGAEFAASHGDLARYKTGWDRFWSSFGSLDPGVQALESKAHRQIGSLGGGNHFIEVCLDENDSVWILLHSGSRNIGKELAERHMTVARRLPHNADLPDRDLAVFLSGTPEMDAYRRDLTWAQEYAARNRAVMLSLVCRAVRNEFAGRVVRFDDPISAHHNYVAEETIDGVPMLVTRKGAVRAGAGDLALIPGSMGTRSYVVRGKGNPASFQSASHGAGRRMSRTAAKKQFTVADLIAQTEGVESRKDAGVVDEIPAAYKDIDEVIAAQRDLVDIVATLRQVLCVKG; this is encoded by the coding sequence ATGTTTCCCGTCGAGCTGCGCGGTACCAGGGCGCAGACGCTGATGTGGGCCAACGAGCACGACATCGAGCAGGCCGCGCTGCGGCAACTGCGAAATATCGCGCAACTGCCCTGGGTGCACGGCGTCCGCGTAATGCCGGATGTGCATCTCGGGAAGGGCGCGACGGTCGGCTCGGTCATCGCGATGAGGGACGCGGTGGCGCCCGCCGCCGTTGGTGTCGACATCGGCTGCGGAATGGAGAGCGTGAAGACCGACCTCACCGCCGCCGACCTACCGGACAATCTGCATTCGCTGCGCTCGCGCATCGAGGCGGCGGTGCCGGTCGGTTTCCAGGCGCACAAGGACGCGGTCGATATCACCCGGCTCGGCGCGGAATTCGCCGCATCGCACGGCGACCTCGCGCGGTACAAGACGGGCTGGGATCGGTTCTGGTCGTCCTTCGGATCGCTGGACCCGGGAGTGCAGGCGCTCGAGTCCAAGGCGCACAGGCAGATCGGTTCGCTCGGTGGCGGCAACCACTTCATCGAGGTATGCCTGGACGAGAACGACTCGGTGTGGATTCTGCTGCACTCCGGCAGCCGGAATATCGGCAAGGAACTCGCCGAGCGGCACATGACAGTCGCGCGGCGGCTGCCGCACAACGCCGACCTGCCGGATCGCGATCTGGCCGTATTCCTTTCCGGCACACCGGAGATGGATGCCTATCGGCGCGATCTGACCTGGGCGCAGGAGTACGCCGCACGTAACCGCGCGGTGATGCTGTCGCTGGTCTGTCGCGCGGTCCGGAACGAATTCGCCGGACGTGTGGTGCGTTTCGACGACCCGATCTCTGCCCACCACAACTATGTGGCCGAGGAGACGATCGACGGCGTGCCGATGCTGGTGACCCGTAAGGGCGCGGTGCGCGCCGGGGCGGGCGACCTCGCGCTGATCCCAGGCTCGATGGGCACCCGCTCCTATGTGGTGCGCGGCAAGGGAAATCCCGCCTCGTTCCAGTCGGCCTCGCACGGTGCGGGACGGCGGATGAGCCGGACCGCGGCCAAGAAGCAGTTCACCGTCGCCGACCTGATCGCCCAGACCGAGGGCGTCGAGTCCCGCAAGGACGCGGGCGTGGTCGACGAGATCCCGGCCGCGTACAAGGACATCGACGAGGTCATCGCGGCGCAGCGGGACCTGGTCGATATTGTCGCCACGCTGCGTCAGGTGCTCTGCGTCAAGGGTTGA
- a CDS encoding amidohydrolase family protein, producing the protein MLTDGVPLTDHHCHGVVTDDLDLPHFEELLGEGQRGTFESSIGLAVRRWCAPVLDLPPHAEPDDYLTRRAELGWREVSARLLRAAGTTRWFLDTGFGSDDLAAFAELAAGEVGEVVRLEQVAEQVIAEIGTPATLFDHIEAALRERARRAVGFKTIVAYRCGLDFPLVHTDPTTVTSEQRLTDPQTLGRLIGLGARLGAELGLPLQFHTGFGDTDLRSTRADPLLLTDFLRSTADTGLTVVLLHCWPFHRNAAYLAHAYPHVLMDVGLAIPYVGHRSSAVLAETLELAPFRSLCYSSDGYGLPELHYLGAKLWRRGLGLLLDEWLAADAITVADAERLVAAVAHGNAKQHYPPIPHHGPTSSTHSG; encoded by the coding sequence ATGCTCACCGACGGTGTCCCGCTCACCGACCACCATTGCCACGGCGTAGTCACCGATGACCTGGACCTGCCGCACTTCGAGGAGTTGCTGGGCGAAGGGCAGCGCGGAACGTTCGAGTCATCGATCGGACTCGCGGTGCGGCGCTGGTGTGCGCCCGTGCTCGACCTGCCGCCGCACGCCGAACCGGACGACTATCTGACCCGTCGCGCCGAACTGGGCTGGCGCGAGGTCTCGGCGCGCTTATTGCGTGCGGCCGGCACGACTCGATGGTTCCTCGACACCGGTTTCGGGTCCGATGACCTGGCGGCCTTTGCCGAGCTCGCCGCGGGAGAGGTCGGCGAGGTTGTGCGCCTCGAACAGGTCGCCGAACAGGTCATTGCCGAGATCGGCACGCCCGCAACACTATTCGATCATATTGAAGCCGCACTGCGCGAGCGAGCCCGACGGGCTGTCGGCTTCAAGACGATAGTCGCCTACCGGTGCGGCTTGGATTTTCCACTCGTGCACACGGACCCGACTACGGTCACCTCCGAACAACGCCTCACCGATCCGCAGACACTGGGCCGCCTTATCGGACTCGGCGCGCGCCTCGGCGCCGAGCTGGGTCTCCCGCTACAGTTCCACACCGGATTCGGCGACACCGACCTGCGCTCGACACGCGCCGATCCCCTGTTGCTCACAGATTTCCTGCGTTCGACCGCGGATACCGGGCTCACCGTCGTGCTCTTGCACTGCTGGCCCTTCCACCGCAACGCCGCGTATCTCGCGCATGCGTATCCACATGTGCTGATGGACGTCGGACTGGCGATTCCCTATGTGGGACATCGCTCTTCGGCTGTGCTGGCCGAGACGCTCGAGCTCGCGCCGTTCCGATCGCTGTGCTACTCCTCCGACGGCTACGGACTGCCCGAACTGCACTATCTCGGTGCGAAACTCTGGCGCCGCGGTCTCGGCCTACTGCTCGACGAATGGCTGGCCGCGGACGCGATCACCGTCGCCGACGCCGAACGGCTGGTCGCCGCTGTCGCGCACGGCAATGCGAAGCAGCACTACCCGCCCATCCCGCATCACGGACCGACGTCGAGCACTCATTCTGGATGA
- a CDS encoding glutamine synthetase family protein encodes MPTMPERIPADDDAEAVISRLGADMVVLSFVDNAGITRVKTVPKSQLAHAARYGVGVSPCFETFAFDDLMAVGRYLGGPDGDLRLVPDLSRLTELACQTGWAWAPVDKFTQDGMRFTACQRAFAARQTEAAQRVGMRMSMAFETEWSVGRDDPDGHGFTPAVTGPAYGIIRFGQVADYARDLVSALQRQGVMVEQFHPEYALSQLELSVAAKDPVAAADDAVLVRHTIRQVSLQHGWRALLAPCIEPGGAGSGAHLHLSAHDEDGSLFVGGHGPYGMRDAGESFLAGVLRELPALVAVGAGNPASFLRLEPSRWAGVWQCWGRETREAALRYVTGVRGTEPWAANAEVKCFDATGNPYLIVGSVIAAGLAGIADELRLPAEITGDPATFDAEALMISGVRRLPTAPSEAADRLADSAVLAEAMGPELHDALLTVRRAEAKRYRDTSAADLVELTRWRF; translated from the coding sequence ATGCCAACCATGCCGGAACGCATACCCGCCGACGACGACGCGGAGGCCGTCATCAGCAGGCTGGGTGCCGATATGGTCGTGCTGTCGTTCGTGGACAACGCCGGTATCACCCGAGTCAAGACGGTGCCGAAATCCCAGCTCGCGCATGCGGCGCGTTATGGCGTCGGGGTGTCGCCATGCTTCGAGACGTTCGCGTTCGACGATCTGATGGCCGTCGGGCGGTATCTCGGCGGCCCGGACGGCGATCTGCGTCTGGTTCCGGATTTGTCGAGGCTCACCGAGCTTGCCTGCCAGACCGGCTGGGCCTGGGCGCCTGTCGATAAGTTCACCCAGGATGGAATGCGGTTCACCGCCTGCCAGCGTGCCTTTGCGGCGCGGCAGACCGAGGCGGCGCAACGGGTGGGTATGCGGATGTCGATGGCCTTCGAAACCGAGTGGTCGGTCGGACGGGACGATCCCGACGGCCACGGTTTCACTCCCGCCGTGACCGGCCCCGCCTACGGCATCATTCGGTTCGGCCAGGTCGCCGACTACGCAAGAGACCTGGTCAGCGCGCTGCAGCGGCAAGGGGTCATGGTCGAGCAGTTCCATCCCGAATATGCGCTGTCACAATTGGAATTATCGGTCGCGGCGAAGGATCCGGTCGCGGCCGCCGACGACGCGGTGCTGGTCCGGCACACCATCCGGCAGGTCAGCCTGCAACACGGTTGGCGCGCACTGCTCGCGCCCTGTATCGAACCGGGCGGCGCGGGTTCCGGTGCCCACCTCCACCTTTCGGCACACGACGAGGATGGTTCGCTGTTCGTCGGCGGCCATGGCCCGTACGGTATGCGCGACGCCGGCGAATCGTTCCTGGCCGGTGTGCTGCGTGAACTACCCGCCCTGGTCGCCGTCGGCGCGGGTAATCCGGCGAGCTTCCTGCGTCTGGAACCGTCCCGGTGGGCCGGGGTGTGGCAATGCTGGGGCCGCGAAACACGGGAGGCGGCGCTGCGCTATGTCACCGGGGTGCGTGGCACCGAACCGTGGGCGGCCAACGCCGAGGTCAAATGCTTCGACGCGACCGGAAACCCCTACTTGATCGTCGGCTCGGTCATCGCCGCCGGCCTCGCCGGCATCGCTGACGAACTCCGACTGCCCGCCGAAATCACCGGCGACCCAGCGACATTCGATGCCGAAGCATTGATGATCTCCGGTGTGCGCCGACTGCCGACCGCGCCGTCGGAGGCCGCGGATCGACTTGCGGACTCGGCCGTGCTCGCCGAGGCCATGGGACCCGAATTGCACGACGCGCTGCTCACCGTGCGCCGTGCCGAGGCCAAGCGCTATCGCGACACCTCCGCGGCAGACCTGGTCGAGCTCACACGCTGGCGGTTCTAG